In one window of Rhinopithecus roxellana isolate Shanxi Qingling chromosome 15, ASM756505v1, whole genome shotgun sequence DNA:
- the MTA2 gene encoding metastasis-associated protein MTA2: MAANMYRVGDYVYFENSSSNPYLVRRIEELNKTANGNVEAKVVCLFRRRDISSSLNSLADSNAREFEEESKQPGVSEQQRHQLKHRELFLSRQFESLPATHIRGKCSVTLLNETDILSQYLEKEDCFFYSLVFDPVQKTLLADQGEIRVGCKYQAEIPDRLAEGESDNRNQQKMEMKVWDPDNPLTDRQIDQFLVVARAVGTFARALDCSSSIRQPSLHMSAAAASRDITLFHAMDTLQRNGYDLAKAMSTLVPQGGPVLCRDEMEEWSASEAMLFEEALEKYGKDFNDIRQDFLPWKSLASIVQFYYMWKTTDRYIQQKRLKAAEADSKLKQVYIPTYTKPNPNQIISVGSKPGMNGAGFQKGLTCESCHTTQSAQWYAWGPPNMQCRLCASCWIYWKKYGGLKTPTQLEGATRGTTEPHSRGHLSRPEAQSLSPYTTSANRAKLLAKNRQTFLLQTTKLTRLARRMCRDLLQPRRAARRPYAPINANAIKAECSIRLPKAAKTPLKIHPLVRLPLATIVKDLVAQAPLKPKTPRGTKTPINRNQLSQNRGLGGIMVKRAYETMAGAGVPFSANGRPLASGIRSSSQPAAKRQKLNPADAPNPVVFVATKDTRALRKALTHLEMRRAARRPNLPLKVKPTLMAVRPPVPLPAPSHPASTNEPIVLED, encoded by the exons ATGGCGGCCAACATGTACCGGGTGGGAG ATTACGTCTATTTTGAGAACTCCTCCAGCAATCCTTACCTGGTTAGACGGATTGAGGAACTCAACAAG aCTGCAAATGGAAATGTGGAGGCAAAGGTCGTCTGTCTTTTCCGGCGCAGGGACATTTCTAGTAGCCTCAACAGCTTGGCTGATAGTAATGCCA GGGAGTTTGAAGAGGAATCAAAGCAGCCAGGGGTGTCTGAGCAGCAGCGCCATCAACTGAAGCACCGGGAACTTTTTCTTTCTCGGCAGTTTGAATCATTACCAGCCACGCACATAAG GGGGAAATGCAGTGTGACCCTCTTGAATGAGACAGATATCTTGAGCCAGTACCTGGAAAAGGAG GACTGCTTTTTTTACTCACTGGTGTTTGACCCTGTGCAGAAGACACTTCTGGCTGATCAGGGCGAGATTAGAGTTGGTTGCAAATATCAAGCTGAGATCCCAGATCGCTTGGCAGAGG GAGAGTCTGATAATCGGAACCAACAGAAGATGGAGATGAAGGTCTGGGACCCAGACAACCCTCTCACAGACCGGCAGATCGACCAGTTTCTCGTGGTGGCCCG AGCTGTGGGAACCTTTGCAAGAGCTCTAGATTGCAGCAGCTCCATTCGGCAACCAAGCTTGCACATGAGTGCAGCTGCTGCCTCCCGAGATATCACCCTG TTTCACGCCATGGATACCTTGCAAAGGAACGGCTATGACCTGGCTAAGGCCATGTCGACCCTGGTACCCCAGGGCGGCCCGGTGCTGTGTCGGGATGAGATGGAGGAATGGTCAGCCTCAGAGGCCATGCTATTTGAGGAGGCCCTAGAGAAGTATGGGAAGGACTTCAACGATATTCGCCAGGATTTT CTACCCTGGAAGTCACTCGCCAGCATAGTCCAGTTTTATTACATGTGGAAAACCACAGACCGGTATATTCAGCAG AAAAGATTGAAAGCTGCTGAAGCAGACAGCAAACTGAAACAGGTCTACATCCCCACCTA CACTAAGCCAAACCCTAACCAGATCATTTCCGTGGGTTCAAAACCTGGCATGAATGGGGCTGGATTTCAGAAGGGCCTGACTTGTGAGAGTTGCCACA CCACACAGTCTGCTCAGTGGTATGCCTGGGGCCCACCTAACATGCAATGCCGCCTCTGTGCTTCCTGTTGGATCTACTGGAAGAAATATGGGGGACTGAAGACTCCAACTCAGCTTGAGGGAGCCACTCGGGGTACCACG GAGCCACATTCGAGGGGTCATTTGTCCAGACCTGAAGCTCAAAGTCTCTCCCCTTATACAACCAGCGCCAACCGGGCCAAGCTACTGGCTAAGAACAGGCAAACTTTCCTGCTTCAGACCACGAAACTGACCCGTCTTGCCAGACGCATGTGCAGGGACCTATTACAGCCAAGGAGGGCTGCCCGACGGCCGTATGCTCCTATCAATGCCAATGCCATCAAAGCAGAGT GCTCCATTCGACTTCCTAAGGCCGCCAAGACTCCATTGAAGATTCACCCTCTGGTGCGGCTGCCCCTGGCAACTATCGTCAAAGATCTGG TGGCCCAGGCACCCCTGAAACCAAAAACACCTCGGGGTACCAAGACACCGATCAACAGAAACCAGCTGTCTCAGAACCGGGGACTGGGGGGCATTATGGTGAAACGGGCCTATGAGACT ATGGCAGGGGCAGGGGTTCCTTTCTCTGCCAATGGAAGGCCTCTGGCTTCAGGGATTCGTTCAAGCTCACAGCCAGCCGCCAAGCGTCAGAAACTAAACCCTGCTGATGCCCCCAATCCTGTGGTGTTTGTGGCCACAAAGGATACCAG GGCCCTAAGGAAGGCTCTGACCCATCTGGAAATGCGGCGAGCTGCCCGCCGACCCAACCTACCCCTGAAGGTGAAGCCAACGCTGATGGCAGTGCGGCCCCCTGTCCCTCTACCTGCACCCTCACATCCTGCCAGCACTAATGAGCCTATTGTCCTGGAGGATTGA